Proteins found in one Amycolatopsis aidingensis genomic segment:
- a CDS encoding FAD-dependent oxidoreductase, giving the protein MTRALIIGGGIAGTVTAIALREAGLEPVVHEAYGRTADGVGAFLSLAVNGLDALDAVGLKGPVWEQGFDTPDFAFYNGNGKRLGEIAGKSALPDGTVMRTVLRADLYRVLRDEAERRGIRVEYGKRLTGASGTGTGVRAEFADGSHAEGDLLVGADGLHSRVRGIIDPQAPGPHYLGLLNTGGHARGVTVDGRPGTAYMIFGKRCFFCYLPHPDGSVWWFANPPRRDEPGKAELDAITDERWRAELVRLAAVDKGPARAIIEASTHVYRPWPTYDFPSVPNWYRDRMIIIGDAAHATSPASGQGASMAMEDAVTLARCLRDLEGVPAAFARYEQLRRERVEAIVAQGRRNTTAKTPGPVGRLVRDFFIAKEFKKFTANPEDPQRWMWDHHIDWSTPVAA; this is encoded by the coding sequence ATCGCGGGGACGGTGACCGCGATCGCGTTACGGGAGGCCGGACTGGAGCCGGTGGTGCACGAGGCCTACGGGCGGACGGCGGACGGGGTGGGTGCCTTCCTCAGCCTGGCGGTGAACGGGCTGGACGCCCTGGACGCGGTCGGCCTGAAGGGCCCGGTGTGGGAGCAGGGTTTCGACACCCCGGACTTCGCGTTCTACAACGGCAACGGCAAGCGGCTGGGCGAGATCGCCGGGAAGTCGGCGCTGCCCGACGGCACGGTGATGCGTACCGTGCTGCGCGCCGACCTGTACCGGGTGCTGCGGGACGAGGCCGAGCGGCGGGGCATCCGGGTGGAGTACGGCAAGCGACTGACCGGCGCGAGCGGCACCGGCACGGGGGTGCGGGCCGAGTTCGCCGATGGCAGCCATGCCGAGGGCGACCTGCTGGTCGGCGCGGACGGGCTGCATTCGCGGGTACGCGGGATCATCGACCCGCAGGCGCCGGGGCCGCACTACCTGGGGCTGCTGAACACCGGCGGGCACGCCCGCGGCGTCACCGTGGACGGGCGGCCTGGCACCGCGTACATGATCTTCGGGAAGCGGTGCTTCTTCTGCTACCTACCGCATCCGGACGGCAGTGTCTGGTGGTTCGCCAACCCGCCGCGGCGCGACGAGCCCGGCAAGGCCGAGCTGGACGCGATCACCGACGAGCGGTGGCGCGCGGAACTGGTCCGGCTGGCCGCGGTGGACAAGGGACCGGCCAGGGCGATCATCGAGGCCAGCACGCATGTCTACCGGCCGTGGCCGACGTATGACTTCCCCTCGGTGCCGAACTGGTACCGGGACCGCATGATCATCATCGGGGACGCTGCGCACGCGACCTCGCCCGCATCCGGGCAGGGCGCCTCGATGGCCATGGAGGACGCGGTCACCCTGGCCAGGTGCCTGCGTGACCTGGAAGGCGTGCCCGCGGCGTTCGCGCGGTACGAGCAGCTGCGCCGGGAGCGGGTGGAGGCCATCGTGGCGCAGGGCAGGCGCAACACCACGGCCAAGACCCCGGGGCCGGTGGGCAGGCTGGTGCGGGACTTCTTCATCGCGAAGGAGTTCAAGAAGTTCACCGCGAACCCGGAGGATCCCCAGCGCTGGATGTGGGACCACCACATCGACTGGTCCACCCCCGTCGCCGCGTAG